The Providencia rettgeri genome includes a window with the following:
- the cysI gene encoding Sulfite reductase [NADPH] hemoprotein beta-component has protein sequence MSNEQQQKPLIVEGKLADSERMKQNSNYLRGTIKDDLKNGLTGGFEGDNFLLIRFHGMYQQDDRDIRAERAEQKLEPRHAMMLRCRLPGGIITPKQWLDIDKFATEHTLYGSVRITNRQTFQFHGILKGDVKPAHQMLSHVGLDALATANDVNRNVLCTSNPVQSELHQQAYEWAKKISEHLLPRTSAYAEIWLDKEKIVTTDEEPILGQTYLPRKFKTSVVIPPLNDVDLHANDMNFVAIAQNGELIGFNVLVGGGLAMTHGDTATFPRLASEFGFIPLDKTLAIAEAIVTTQRDWGNRTERKNAKTKYTLERVGVDTFKAEVERRSGVTFEPIRPYQFTERGDKIGWLKGIDNRWHLTLFIENGRLIDLENKPLKTGVAEIARIHQGDFRLTANQNLIVAGVPESEKAAIEAIARSHGLMSDDITAQRENSMACVSFPTCPLAMAEAERFLPEFISQVESIMASHQVANEHIVLRITGCPNGCGRAMLAEVGLVGKAIDRYNLHLGGNRIGTRIPRMYRENISSAEILTILDELIGDWAKARLPDEGFGDFLIRTNVVKPVLNSAIDFYEVKEAV, from the coding sequence ATGAGCAATGAACAACAACAAAAGCCCTTAATTGTCGAAGGTAAACTTGCTGACAGTGAACGCATGAAGCAAAACAGTAATTACTTGCGTGGAACCATTAAGGATGACTTAAAAAATGGGTTAACGGGAGGTTTTGAGGGTGATAATTTCCTGTTGATTCGTTTTCACGGTATGTATCAACAAGATGACCGTGATATTCGTGCCGAGCGGGCAGAACAAAAACTCGAGCCTCGCCATGCAATGATGCTGCGTTGTCGTTTGCCGGGCGGCATAATTACGCCCAAGCAATGGCTTGATATTGATAAGTTTGCCACGGAGCATACGCTGTATGGCAGTGTGCGTATTACGAATCGGCAAACATTTCAGTTTCATGGCATCCTCAAAGGGGATGTAAAGCCTGCCCATCAAATGCTAAGTCATGTTGGTTTAGATGCCCTTGCAACGGCGAATGATGTTAACCGTAACGTGTTATGCACTTCTAACCCTGTGCAATCCGAATTGCACCAACAAGCCTATGAATGGGCAAAGAAAATATCTGAACATTTATTACCGCGCACTAGTGCTTACGCGGAAATTTGGTTAGATAAAGAAAAGATAGTGACAACGGATGAAGAGCCAATTTTAGGGCAAACTTATTTGCCACGAAAATTTAAAACCTCAGTCGTGATCCCACCACTAAATGATGTGGACTTGCATGCAAATGATATGAACTTTGTCGCAATTGCCCAAAACGGTGAGTTGATTGGTTTTAACGTGCTGGTGGGTGGGGGCCTTGCTATGACTCATGGGGATACCGCAACATTTCCTCGCTTAGCCAGTGAGTTTGGGTTTATTCCATTAGACAAAACATTAGCCATTGCAGAAGCGATAGTCACCACTCAACGGGATTGGGGCAATCGAACTGAACGTAAAAATGCAAAAACCAAATATACCCTTGAACGTGTAGGAGTCGATACTTTCAAAGCAGAGGTCGAAAGGCGCTCTGGTGTAACTTTTGAGCCCATTCGGCCTTATCAATTCACTGAACGTGGTGACAAAATTGGCTGGCTCAAAGGGATTGATAATCGCTGGCACTTAACATTGTTTATTGAAAATGGTCGATTAATTGATTTAGAAAATAAGCCATTAAAAACCGGTGTGGCCGAAATTGCGCGTATTCATCAAGGTGATTTTCGTTTAACGGCAAACCAAAACTTAATTGTCGCGGGGGTGCCTGAAAGTGAAAAAGCGGCAATTGAAGCGATTGCCAGATCTCATGGGTTAATGAGTGATGACATAACGGCGCAACGTGAAAATTCCATGGCTTGTGTATCATTTCCAACTTGCCCGCTCGCGATGGCGGAAGCCGAACGCTTTTTACCTGAATTTATTAGTCAGGTGGAAAGTATTATGGCCTCTCATCAAGTGGCCAATGAACATATCGTTTTGCGGATAACGGGTTGCCCTAATGGCTGTGGGCGAGCGATGTTGGCAGAGGTTGGGCTGGTCGGTAAAGCTATTGATAGATATAACTTACATTTAGGTGGAAATCGCATTGGTACTCGTATTCCACGCATGTATCGTGAAAACATTAGCAGTGCGGAAATTCTAACCATTTTAGATGAATTAATTGGCGACTGGGCAAAGGCACGCTTGCCTGACGAAGGGTTTGGCGATTTTCTTATTCGCACCAATGTCGTAAAACCGGTATTGAATTCAGCCATCGATTTTTATGAGGTAAAGGAGGCGGTATGA
- the cysH gene encoding Phosphoadenosine phosphosulfate reductase, giving the protein MSRLELATLTALDKPQQVAYLAEFNSQLEAMNALQRVEWAVEYLPAEFVLSSSFGIQAALTLHMVTQIVPNIPVILTDTGYLFPETYQFIEALTDKLNLNLQVYRAKQSPAWQEALYGQLWTQGLDGIERYNQLNKVEPMERALHELQAQTWFSGLRREQSVSRANLSVLGIGKGIFKVLPVIDWNNKQVYEYLTKYDLPYHPLWEQGYLSVGDTHTTRKWEEGMNEEDTRFLD; this is encoded by the coding sequence ATGAGTCGACTTGAGCTAGCAACACTCACCGCACTCGATAAGCCCCAACAAGTCGCTTATCTCGCGGAGTTTAATTCCCAGTTAGAAGCTATGAATGCATTGCAACGGGTTGAGTGGGCGGTTGAATATTTACCCGCAGAGTTTGTGTTGTCTTCCAGCTTTGGTATCCAAGCGGCACTAACATTGCATATGGTGACGCAAATTGTGCCAAATATCCCAGTTATTTTAACGGATACCGGTTATTTGTTCCCAGAGACCTATCAATTTATTGAGGCGTTAACAGATAAGTTGAATTTAAATTTACAGGTGTATCGAGCAAAGCAGTCACCTGCTTGGCAAGAGGCGCTATATGGTCAACTTTGGACGCAAGGGCTTGATGGTATTGAGCGTTATAACCAATTGAATAAAGTTGAGCCAATGGAGCGCGCGTTACATGAATTACAGGCACAAACTTGGTTTTCAGGTTTACGGCGAGAGCAATCAGTAAGCCGCGCAAATTTGTCTGTGCTAGGTATCGGAAAAGGCATTTTTAAAGTTTTACCAGTGATTGATTGGAATAATAAGCAAGTTTATGAATATCTAACAAAATATGATTTACCCTATCATCCTCTGTGGGAGCAAGGGTATTTATCGGTTGGTGATACCCATACAACTCGCAAATGGGAAGAGGGAATGAATGAAGAAGATACTCGTTTTTTGGATTAA
- the cysG gene encoding Siroheme synthase translates to MDYLPLFVDVRTRKVVLIGGGVVAARKAELLIKAQADLVVISPTLCMQLQAEHQQNKFVWLAEDYQSIHLDDAFLVIAATDDALLNETVFYDANERKIFVNVVDDQPLCSFIVPSIIDRSPVIVAISSGGTAPVLARLLREKLETMLPTSLGKMAKIASRWRHKVKETLTSMRERKRFWEKSFSGRFASLVEKGQFSEAEQQLERQLYEPDNHGELTLVGAGPGDAGLLTLKGLRVLQSAEVVLYDHLVSEEILELVRRDADKICVGKRAGNHSVSQEETNALIVKFAQQGKKVVRLKGGDPFVFGRGGEELQVAAQAGIPFQVVPGVTAAIGAAAYAGVPLTHREHSQSITFITGHCRENGMELDWQALARGNQTLAIYMGTVKAAKISEQLIQFGRAENTPVAVIGCGTRREQKVVTGKLNELEVLAQQAPAPALIVVGEVAALHQQLAWFGSQTEDIRWRSAVLELA, encoded by the coding sequence ATGGATTATTTACCATTATTTGTCGATGTCCGCACGCGAAAGGTCGTATTAATTGGCGGCGGTGTTGTCGCAGCACGAAAAGCAGAATTGCTAATAAAAGCACAAGCTGACTTAGTGGTCATCTCACCGACGTTATGTATGCAATTACAAGCTGAACACCAACAAAATAAATTTGTTTGGTTAGCTGAGGATTACCAATCCATTCATTTAGATGATGCTTTTTTAGTTATCGCTGCAACAGATGATGCGTTACTCAATGAAACCGTTTTCTATGACGCTAATGAACGGAAAATATTCGTTAACGTGGTTGATGACCAGCCGTTATGTTCATTTATTGTACCTTCTATTATTGATCGTTCCCCGGTGATTGTGGCGATCTCTTCAGGAGGGACGGCACCTGTTTTGGCTCGTTTACTTAGAGAAAAACTGGAAACGATGCTACCAACTTCCTTGGGAAAAATGGCAAAAATAGCCAGCCGCTGGCGTCATAAAGTCAAAGAAACACTAACGAGTATGCGTGAAAGAAAGCGCTTCTGGGAAAAAAGCTTCAGTGGGCGTTTTGCTTCGCTAGTTGAAAAAGGGCAATTCAGTGAAGCGGAACAACAATTGGAACGTCAATTGTATGAGCCGGATAACCATGGCGAATTAACCTTAGTCGGTGCTGGGCCGGGTGATGCAGGGCTACTCACATTAAAAGGGTTACGAGTTTTACAAAGTGCAGAGGTGGTTTTGTATGACCATCTGGTAAGTGAAGAAATACTCGAATTGGTTCGTCGCGATGCTGACAAAATTTGTGTTGGGAAACGCGCAGGAAATCACAGTGTTTCCCAAGAAGAAACCAATGCTTTGATCGTGAAATTTGCTCAACAAGGTAAAAAAGTGGTGCGCCTGAAAGGTGGCGATCCTTTTGTGTTTGGGCGAGGGGGAGAAGAGCTACAAGTTGCGGCACAAGCGGGGATCCCATTTCAAGTGGTTCCTGGTGTAACAGCGGCGATTGGTGCAGCCGCTTACGCGGGGGTTCCGCTGACTCACCGCGAGCACTCACAGAGTATTACGTTTATTACAGGTCATTGTCGTGAAAATGGAATGGAACTTGATTGGCAGGCGCTTGCTCGAGGGAACCAAACGCTAGCTATCTATATGGGCACCGTAAAGGCCGCAAAAATCAGCGAACAGTTGATTCAATTCGGCCGTGCTGAAAATACCCCTGTTGCTGTTATCGGCTGTGGTACAAGGCGTGAACAAAAAGTAGTGACTGGCAAATTAAACGAGCTTGAAGTATTAGCACAGCAGGCACCCGCTCCTGCTTTGATAGTGGTTGGTGAAGTAGCTGCATTGCACCAACAACTCGCGTGGTTTGGTTCTCAAACCGAAGACATCAGATGGCGCAGTGCCGTATTGGAACTGGCTTAA
- the cysD gene encoding Sulfate adenylyltransferase subunit 2 has protein sequence MNDKKLTHLQQLEAESIHIIREVAAEFANPVMLYSIGKDSSVMLHLARKAFYPGKLPFPLLHVDTGWKFREMYEFRDATAEKYGFELLVHRNPEGEKLGINPFVHGSAKHTDIMKTEGLKQALDKYGFDAAFGGARRDEEKSRAKERIYSFRDRSHRWDPKNQRPELWHNYNGQVNKGESIRVFPLSNWTELDIWQYIYLENIDIVPLYFAKERPVIQRDGTLLMVDDNRIDLQAGEVISQQKVRFRTLGCWPLTGAVPSEAQTLPEIIEEMLISTTSERQGRLIDSDQSASMELKKRQGYF, from the coding sequence GTGAACGACAAAAAATTGACTCATTTACAGCAGTTAGAGGCAGAAAGTATTCATATTATTCGTGAAGTTGCCGCCGAATTTGCTAACCCAGTCATGCTGTACTCTATTGGTAAAGATTCCTCTGTGATGCTCCATTTAGCACGCAAGGCATTTTATCCGGGAAAACTGCCATTTCCTCTCTTACATGTTGATACGGGGTGGAAATTTCGTGAAATGTACGAGTTTCGTGATGCAACAGCAGAAAAATACGGTTTTGAGCTACTTGTTCATCGTAATCCTGAAGGAGAAAAGCTGGGGATCAATCCGTTTGTACATGGCAGTGCTAAGCACACCGATATTATGAAAACCGAAGGCTTAAAGCAGGCTTTGGATAAATATGGTTTTGATGCTGCATTTGGCGGTGCTCGTCGTGATGAAGAGAAATCACGCGCAAAAGAGCGGATCTACTCTTTTCGTGACCGATCTCATCGTTGGGACCCTAAAAACCAGCGGCCTGAGCTGTGGCATAACTATAATGGGCAGGTCAATAAAGGGGAAAGTATTCGTGTTTTCCCACTATCAAATTGGACAGAACTCGATATTTGGCAATATATCTATTTGGAAAACATCGATATTGTTCCCCTGTATTTTGCAAAAGAACGGCCAGTTATTCAGCGGGACGGTACTTTGTTAATGGTGGATGATAACCGTATTGATCTACAAGCGGGTGAAGTCATTAGTCAGCAAAAAGTGCGTTTTAGAACATTAGGTTGTTGGCCACTGACGGGAGCTGTGCCATCAGAAGCACAAACGCTGCCTGAGATTATAGAAGAAATGTTGATTTCTACGACGAGTGAGCGACAGGGCCGGCTGATTGATAGCGACCAATCCGCTTCGATGGAGTTGAAAAAGCGCCAAGGTTATTTTTAG
- the cysN gene encoding Sulfate adenylyltransferase subunit 1 produces MAQAVYNESIAHQIEQQGGVEPYLLAQQHKGLLRFLTCGNVDDGKSTLIGRLLHDTRQIYQDQLSTLQSDSKRIGTQGEKLDLALLVDGLAAEREQGITIDVAYRYFSTEKRKFIIADTPGHEQYTRNMATGASTCSLSILLIDARKGVQEQTRHHSFISTLLGIRHLIVAVNKMDLVDYSEAIFEKIKQDYQKFAMELPVDLKVWFVPISALDGDNIVNASDNFKWYQGDTLLSILENVQVEQKASEQALRFPVQYVNRPNLDFRGYSGTLSAGIVEVGQKVKVLPSGATSTIKEIVTFSGAQDFAVPGEAITLVLEDEIDISRGDLIVAQDETLQTTQHASVDVVWMSEQPLVQGQQLDIKIAGKRSRAKVENIQYQVDINNLTQKVATALPLNGIGLVEFSFDEPLLLENYQCNADTGGMIFIDRLTNVTVGAGLVRETQAPIFEQSSDFSEFEIELNKLVRRHFPHWGARDVLGGK; encoded by the coding sequence ATGGCACAAGCCGTTTATAATGAATCAATCGCTCATCAAATCGAACAGCAAGGTGGTGTAGAACCTTATTTATTGGCGCAGCAACATAAAGGATTATTACGCTTTTTAACCTGCGGTAATGTGGATGATGGTAAAAGTACCTTAATCGGCCGTTTACTGCATGATACTCGCCAAATTTACCAAGACCAACTGTCAACTTTGCAAAGTGATAGTAAGCGGATAGGGACTCAAGGGGAAAAACTTGATCTTGCTCTGCTGGTGGATGGCCTTGCTGCTGAACGTGAGCAGGGGATCACCATCGATGTGGCTTATCGTTATTTTTCAACAGAAAAACGTAAATTTATTATTGCGGACACCCCCGGCCATGAGCAATATACGCGCAATATGGCGACAGGGGCATCAACTTGCTCACTTTCTATTTTGTTGATCGATGCTCGAAAAGGGGTACAGGAACAAACGCGTCACCATAGTTTTATTAGTACATTGCTTGGGATCCGCCATCTTATTGTTGCCGTCAATAAAATGGATCTGGTGGATTACAGTGAAGCCATTTTTGAAAAAATAAAGCAGGATTACCAAAAGTTTGCAATGGAATTGCCTGTGGATTTAAAGGTCTGGTTTGTACCGATCTCAGCCCTAGATGGCGATAATATCGTAAATGCTAGCGATAATTTTAAGTGGTATCAAGGTGATACGCTATTATCGATATTGGAAAATGTTCAAGTGGAACAAAAAGCTTCGGAGCAAGCTTTGCGTTTCCCTGTGCAATATGTGAACCGCCCAAATTTAGACTTTCGCGGATACAGCGGGACATTATCAGCAGGGATCGTGGAAGTGGGCCAAAAGGTCAAAGTGTTGCCATCAGGCGCCACCTCAACAATTAAAGAAATTGTAACTTTTTCAGGGGCACAAGATTTTGCTGTACCGGGGGAAGCGATTACATTAGTGCTTGAGGATGAAATTGATATTAGTCGTGGCGACTTAATTGTTGCGCAAGATGAAACCTTACAAACGACGCAGCATGCCTCTGTCGATGTCGTGTGGATGTCTGAACAGCCGTTAGTTCAAGGCCAACAACTTGATATTAAAATTGCGGGAAAACGCAGTCGGGCGAAAGTGGAAAATATTCAATACCAAGTTGATATCAATAATTTAACCCAGAAAGTGGCGACAGCGCTGCCGTTGAATGGGATTGGTTTAGTGGAGTTTTCTTTTGATGAGCCATTGTTACTGGAAAACTACCAATGCAATGCAGACACTGGCGGAATGATTTTTATTGATAGGCTCACAAATGTGACGGTTGGCGCGGGTTTAGTCCGCGAAACACAAGCTCCTATCTTTGAACAATCCAGTGATTTTAGTGAATTTGAAATTGAGCTAAACAAATTAGTGCGCCGCCATTTCCCACATTGGGGTGCGCGTGATGTCTTGGGTGGGAAATAA
- the cysC gene encoding Adenylyl-sulfate kinase produces MTKENHIVWHQHAVTRQLRESNNGHKGAVLWFTGLSGSGKSTLAGAIEHQLTSMGMKTYLLDGDNIRHGLCRDLGFNEADRQENIRRVGEVAKLMVDAGLIVATAFISPFQADRQKVRDLFEPEQFFELYVDTPVSICEQRDPKGLYQQAREGKIKQFTGIDSPYEIPQHPELRLDGQQPISDSLSQIIALLLRNHVIQLDY; encoded by the coding sequence ATGACAAAAGAAAACCATATTGTTTGGCACCAACACGCAGTAACTCGCCAATTACGTGAGAGTAATAATGGCCATAAAGGTGCTGTGTTGTGGTTCACTGGGTTATCTGGTTCTGGGAAATCGACATTAGCAGGGGCAATAGAGCACCAACTGACGTCCATGGGAATGAAAACCTATTTGTTAGATGGTGATAATATTCGCCATGGTTTATGCCGTGACTTAGGTTTTAATGAGGCCGATAGGCAAGAAAATATTCGTCGAGTAGGTGAGGTGGCAAAGTTAATGGTCGATGCAGGATTAATTGTTGCGACCGCATTTATTTCACCTTTCCAAGCGGATAGACAGAAAGTTCGTGACTTGTTTGAACCCGAGCAATTTTTTGAGTTGTATGTGGATACACCCGTAAGTATCTGTGAACAGCGAGACCCCAAAGGGTTATATCAACAAGCGCGGGAAGGAAAAATAAAACAATTCACGGGGATTGATTCCCCTTATGAAATACCTCAACACCCTGAGCTGCGTCTGGATGGACAACAACCCATTTCGGA